Part of the Woronichinia naegeliana WA131 genome, TCGTTGAACTTTCTACCTGTTTCTCACAGGTGTTTAGAGCCTCTACCCATTTGTAGGATTCTTTTTCCTCAAATGGTCTTTGACGAGCTGCTTTTCTTTGTTCTTTCTGTCTTTCTTTTTTCTGCTTCGCCGTTTCATCTGTTGGGGGCTTTTCTTTTACCTCCCTATTCCACAGTTTTTGCCATAATAAACCTAATACTTGTCCTTTTTCTGGCTCAATTGCTAAAGCACTATGCAGTATTAATCCATTCCCTCCTTTTCCAGTCGGCCCATACCCTTCCCTTTTTTCCTTGATATTGCGATAATCTAAGAAGGTCGTATCTCCGACTGATAGCATTATCTTATATTCTTCTACGGCGGCAGTTGTCATTTCACAGTGCGGCTCTATTATCTTGACAAAGTCTGTTTTCGGATTCCCAAAAATTCATAGGCCCTCTTTAACTCGTTTCCTCCCTTAAACACTTCTGATAAGGCTTTTCCAAACCCCTCACTTAACTTTTTCCCAATCGAGAAGGCACGATTGTTTAGCCTCTCGTCTCCCAATTCACAACTGGCAAAGTTTTTTGTCCACCATTCCAACATTTTTTGACCTGCCCTTTAAGATTTTCTCCATTTTACAGTCTCATACTCCCTTCATCCTTTGTTTTTGAAATTTGAACGATAAGCGGGATGATGGCTTCAGAATATTTTTTTTCCTGTCAAGAGAATCATTTCTCAAACCCTTGCCAGATAAAGCCTCTAGAAGTTTGCATTGCTGGATTTTGGACTTAACGGGAAAAGTCAGCTTCAACTTCAGGTGTTAAAAGCAGCCGCCTCTCAAAAACTTCCCCCTATTTTGACTGTTGCTTGGGCTGTCGAGTCTGTTGCTTTTCTTGGTGGTTATCTTGAACATCGTCGTAAAACTCCTCTCGGTATCCAAGTCCTTTGGCGCGGTTGGTTGAAGTTGCATGACCTTTGCCAAGGCTGGCAGCTTGCAATCCGCACTTAACGGGAAAAGTCAGCTCCATCGATGGATGACAACAAGTTTAAACCCAACTTCACCGCGATGGTGTATTATACAAGAGCTTTGACTAGCCATTAATCTTTTTAAATGGGGAGAGAATAAACTATTAGGAACTGGTATCGTCTGATCAAAGTTGGAAAAAGTTATGGCGTAAGGCTTTGAGAAAATAGAAAAATAGTTTAAGACTAGACATCGGCCCGTTTTTATTATACTATTATTATTGTCATTATATCAAAGAAGAAGGAAACAGAAAACAATGTCAATATTAAAGAAAAGCTCTATGAAAATCCTGAATGATGTTGGCTTGTGCCAAGAGAAAGAGGATGCCTTATTCAAGAAAAACTGTCCTCATTGCTATAGTGAAAACGTAAAAATACATTCTTATTATCAAACGAAAGGTAACGGGGAACGTAAAATGTTCATTTGTCAAGAATGTAGTTCTTGTTTTGCTGAGACTTATGGTAGCGTAATCGCTGGCTTAGAAACCCCATTAAGTGAAATTGTAAAAGTATTAAAAGCCAGAATAGAAGGAATAGGATTAAATGCAGCAGCCCGAGTATTTGGCTACGCGAAAACAACAATATTGAATTGGGAAAAGAAATTATCAGGATTACAAGAGACATTATTTTTATACGCCTTAGTGAATGAATTTGTTAAATTAGTAATAGAAGGGGATGAACTATACACAAAAGTTGGAAAAAATAAAGAAGCAAGTGCCTCTGAGGGATGGACAATCGTGCTCATGGACAGGGCAAGCCGCTTTATTTGGCATTTAAAATGTGGTCGAAAAGAGCAGAAATTATTTCTAGAAGCAATGATGACGGTAGCGGAATTATTTGAAAGGAGTGCAGAATCTCTCCAGTTATTTACAGATGGAGAAAAGCGATATAGTCAACTGCTATTTAATATTTGTCACGAAGTATTAAGGACTGGAAAGCGAGGTCGTCCCACCAAAGTATTACCGAAGGGTTTTGTAGTAAGACTAAAAAATAAGAGTAGTAAACGTCGAGATTCTGAGGGTAAACTAAAGAAAGTAGAAACTCCGAAACCAGAACATCCAGAGACAACAGAAAAACCAGAAGAAAAGGACGTCCATGCCAACCACGTTGAGGCATTTAATAGTGCTATCCGACGCTATTTAGCCGCCTTTCGTCGTCGTACAAATACTTATGCTAAATCTGTTGTGGGATTACAGCGAGTCCTAGATATTTTCTGGATGGTTCATAACTTTGTTCGCAGCCATTTTACTACTAGAGAAGTTCCTGCTGTAGCTCTCGGTATAATTGAAAAAGGGTTAACTTGGGAGGACTTACTCCAAATTCGCCTGATTTCTTGAACCTCCCGTATTGCAACGTTTCTAGCTTCTAGCTAGACGATACCAGTGCCAACTATTAATGATGATCAATTTTGAAAAAAATTTTAGCCGTTTGATTAAAGTGCTTTCGCCGCTTCTTATTACAGGAGCTTTAAGTCTAGAAGGCTGGAACTTGTATGTCGTACTGGTTCATCATTCGTCACTCCCAGGATTGACTTTCTTTTTTGGGGTTGGACGATTTGCGCTGATCAGTCATGGTATTGAAGCGATTATCGCCGCCATTTACGCGCCTTCTAGACAGCGATCACCGTTGGGTTATGGCATTTACACGTTTTTTGTGGGAACGGTGGGGTTAGTGGAACTGCTCCGAGAAACGAAAATTGGAGATAACCTCTAATCTTGCTAGGTGATTACCTTTTAGTCCAAATTAAGGCGATCGCTACCAACAGAAAAGACGATTTAATGAGGGTTCGTGTTTAAACATTAGGAGCGTTATTGAGGTCGTGATGCGCCTAGTGTTCTTTGTTTTTTTTCTTCGCTTTTAAGGATTCTGAAAGAGACAATGTATTATCTAAATTTTTCCGCTGTTCCATTTGACCGAGAAAATAACCGGTCATCATGGCAGAGGCCAAAAGATTCGCTAAGTCGTCGCGATCCGTTGTAATTTGAACGTGAAAGTCTTCTGAGGGCAGCATCCCTACTAATCCTTGGACATTCTGATTAATAATATCTTTGATCTCAGAACTGGCCGACTGGGCAACCCAAGCTAAAGTTTCTGGATGTTGTTGTTGGAGATACTGAATTAAGGTATTGGTCTGTGGTTCTTCGGTTTCTGAGGCAAAAAAATCAAAATTAAATTCCATTACAACTCCCTAGCTAGAATGGACATCGCTCCTGCTTACCCTCCACTATAGCGGCTAGTGCTAAAAATTGTAACGATTTTAAGCGATGGGGGGAGGAAGTTTGTCTATCTCAAAATATTGATGAAATTTGTCGGTAATTTCTAACCAGGAAGAACGACCATCCACTTGCCGTCGTTTACGCACAAAGCCCAGTTCGACCAGTTCCTGCACTTGTTGATAGGCACTGCTACCGCGTAGGTTAATCAGGTCGGTTTGTAGTATGGGGGATTTAAGCGCGATCGCTGCTAGGGTACGCAGGCTACCAGTCCCTAACTCGGCGGGAATAAAATCTTGAATCAGTTTTTGAAACGCAACTCGCAATTGTAAACTATAGCCCTTTTCGCTTTCGATCACTTCCAAGGCACTATCCCGATGGGCGTAATCTTCCATTAACTCAATCAAAGCCTCTTCCACTTCAGCGCGATCGCATCCTGTTGATTCCGACAATTCGGCGATCGTCAGAGATTGTCCTTTCAGGTAGAGAATCGCTTCAATTTTGGTCGCTAATCGCATAGAGATTCTTTGAGATTACTGCTATTAAATGTCAACTCAGAGTAAGGAACCCAGGGCAAGCTAAGGAAATTTAGATCTTAATTTTAACTCTTCGCTTGGTTGAGTAATAATATCCCTAATTCCCTCCTCCAATTTCAAGAAACTTTAGAATCCATTATTTTTGAGTTAGGACAGTTGTTAAGGATTTTCCTAACGCTTGTAGTTCAGACGTTAATTGAGCCGCATTGGCATCAGGTTTACCACTTTTGAATAAAGTTCCGAGAGTGGTCATGTGGCCATTAATCTCTTCGTAGGCCTTTACCGACTTAGTTTTAACCGTACCTTCTAGACCTGTCCAACTTTCCTGAAGTTTCATAAATTCCTGTTGAGCCGTGCTCAAATCTCCCGCCTGTACAGCAGCTAAAGTACTGGTCACACCTGAAGACATCCCTTGAACACCATCTTTAAGGGCTATAGCTCCTTGGACTGCATTGGCAGCAGATTGTTTGGCTTTCTCAGCATTTGCCTTCATCTCATTCATTTTTGATTGAGCCGTATTGGTTGCCTGTTCTGTCGCAGTTTGGGCTTGCTCTAGAGCCGATTGAGCTTTGTTAGTGGCTTGTTCTGTCGCTGTTTGAGCCTTATTGAGAGCGGTTTGAGCCTTATCGAGAGCAGTTTGGGCAGTCTGATTGGCTTTTTCATTGGCGGATTTTGCTCGATCAATGGTCGTTTGAGCCGCAGATTCAGTCATTGTCGGTTTGGTCGCATTCTCTTCTGGCGGTTTTGTCCCACAGCCAGCCAGCAACAACAAACTAGTACTCAGAATTAAAAACATTAGGAAGCGCATATCAAATCAACCTCATTGAAAAGTAAAAGCATTAATAACTTAAAATTCAGCACTAAGCGGGGTTCGGGGAAAGGGAATCACATCGCGAATATTAGCCATTCCGGTCATAAATTGTACCACCCGTTCAAAGCCTAGACCAAAACCAGCATGGGGAACGGAACCATAACGGCGCAGATCGAGATACCACCACAAATCCTCTGGATTCATGCCTTGAGCTTCAATTCGTTGAATGAGTATATCTAGCCGTTCTTCACGTTGAGAGCCGCCAATAATTTCCCCAATTTTAGGCACTAAAATATCCATCGCCGCGACGGTTTTCGCATCCTCGTTTAGGCGCATATAAAAGGCTTTAATTTGGGTGGGATAATTGGTGACAATCATCGGTTTTTTGAAAACTTCTTCGGCTAAATAACGTTCATGTTCAGACTGTAAATCTACTCCCCAGGCAACTGGATATTGAAATTGTCGATCGCATTTTTCGAGCAGGGCGATCGCTTCGGTATAGGTAATGCGAGCAAATTCATTGTTAATAATATTTTCAGCAGTGGCTAAGACGCTGTTATCGATGCGTTCATTGAAAAAGGCCATATCTTCTGGACAGGCTTCGAGGACAAATTTAAAAAGATACTTGAGAAATTCTTCTGCTAAATTCTGATCCCCTTCGAGATCACAAAAGGCCATTTCTGGTTCTACCATCCAAAATTCGGCCAAATGACGGGAAGTATTAGAATTTTCGGCACGGAAGGTGGGGCCAAAGGTATAGACATTTTGAAAAGCGAGGGCCATAACTTCGGCTTCCAATTGACCGCTCACGGTTAAATAGGCCTGTTTCCCAAAAAAGTCCTGTTCAAAATCAACGCTTTTATCGGCTTTTAAGGGCAGTTTATTAAAATCAAAACTACTGACGGTAAATAATTCTCCCGCCCCTTCACAATCGCTGGCGGTAATAATGGGAGTATGTACCCATAAAAAGCCTCGTTCCTGAAAAAATTGATGGATCGCTGTCGCACAGGCATTTCTGACTCGCATCACGGCCCCTAGGGTATTTGTCCGCGATCGCAGGTGGCCAATCGTGCGTAAAAACTCAAAACTATGGCGTTTTTTCTGGAGGGGATAGGTTTCGGGGTCAGCTTCTCCTAACACGATCAGGGTTTCAGCCCTGAGTTCTAATTGTTGTCCTTTGCCTGGGGAAGCAACGAGTACTCCCGACACGATCAGGGAAGCCCCCGTATTTAAGCGCGTTAATTGGGTTTTATAGTCTGGTAACGTGGGAGCTAGAATCACCTGGAGATTGGCCAAGAATGAACCATCATTCACTTCGACAAAACTAAAATCTTTTAATTCTCGTTTGGTGCGGACCCAGCCCTGAATGGTCACGGTTTCATCTAGTTGACCTCGGCGAAGCAGATCAATAATGCGTCGATTTGACATGACTATCTACCCTTGTTGTTCAAGACTATTCGTAGCACTAGTTTATCATTTTGCTGCTCTCCATTTCCTCTTGTCTATATTTTTATTGTGTACAAGCTCAATTAATACGGATTAAAAAACGGCGATCGCCGCCTTACCGTTAAGTAAAAAAGCGATCGCCTCTTACCATTAAGCAAAAAAGCGATCGCCCCTTACCGTTAAGTAAAAAAGCGATCGCCGTCTAATTGGGAACCTGTATGATCGAGAATTTAAGCGAGAAGGGTTCCTACCACATTAAGCGTGAAGTTTTTCCGATTTTTCCCAGAGAGTCTCAAATCGGCTTTTGTCAATTTTGATATTTTCTGTTTTATAAGAAATGTAACCTGTTTCCGTTTGACCATCCATAATTCTCCTTGTTGTAAAGAAATTTCTTTGAACAGATAAGTCTTCGCAAATCATCAGATTAGTATTGTGCCAACTATAGCCTTCAATGTCTTTAGCCTTACTGTCACAAATACAAGCAACCTCTATACCAGAGTGAAGCTGTTCCTGAATCATTTGTAAATGATTTTGATCAGGAATTTTAGGGAGAATAAATACCCGTTTAATAGAGACACCTTTTTTGAGCAGTTGCTTGTTAATTTCAAGGAATTTCTGACCAGAAGGAGTATGCCACCAGATGTGGTCAGTCATGGGGTGAATAGCTAATATTTGATATTGACGGGGATCAATTTGTTCTAGCAATTGGGCAACTTTTTCTAAACGGGATTCGCCATTAATTTCGATTTTAATTTCAGGCATAATCGTATTAGTGAGGATTGCACCGTCAAAGAGCGTTAGGTTATTTTCATCTAATTTAACATTAGTCAAATTAGCCCCTGTTAAGTCCGCATGACTCAAATTAGCCTGACTTAAATTGGCTCCTGTTAAATCCGCATGACTCAAATTAGCCTTGCTTAAATCGGCTCCTTTCAAATCAGCATTAGTCAAGTTAACGCCTGAAAGATTGGCATTACTGAAGTTACATCCCATCAACTTTGAATCCGAGAGATTTGCTTCGGTATCCATTAAATTGACCTGGCTGAAATTTAAGCAATGAAAATCTCGTTCTCCTATCTTGTATAAACACATAAGTTCCTTTGCGCTATTAGCGTCTGAAATAGATTCATCAGGAGAGTAAATAGCAATAACGGCTTTAACGTAGGCAAATAGATAGGCTTTTAGAATGTTTTTATGGGTGTAAATAGTAATAATTTTTTTGTCACCACATTCGACAACAGCCTTAACGGTGACGGCCCCTTCTTTACCTGGTCGTAAATTGACTACATAGATAGATTTAAGGATATGTTGAATCTCGACTAAGTGAGAAAGAGCTTCATCAAAGGCGGTAAAAATGGCATCCACTGAACCTTTTTTAAAGGCCGATTCAGTGTAACGTTTTTTGCTCGTCTCATTGAATAAAATAACCGTAGCTGAAGTTAGACTGTTATTAGAACAAAGAACTTCAAAGTTTTCAATTTTCCAGCCTTTAAAAAGAGGAAGATGATCTTCAAAGTATAAGTTTTGTTGAGGCTTACTTTCTAAAAGCAGATTGAATTTAGCTTTTTCATTTTCAATAGAAATTTTACCAAGATTCTTGAGTGTTTTTTCGATAGATACGGGAGATTTATCATTCCCTAAAGACTCTAAAAATAAGGAAGGTGAACCAACAAAAGGATAGCCACTTGCAATAAATTCCCGATTCCTGATTGTAATAATACCTGCAAGCTCGTATTTGATGGCAATCTCTACTTGGATCGCTGTCTTTAAATTGACATTAGGATATTTTTCCAGATCAATCTCTTTCAAGTCAATTTGACCAACCTTAATGTTATTGAGAAGTTCAATAATTAAACGATTGGCATACTCTTGAGATTTCAGGCTTTTAATATTATGCCAGATTTTGATTAATCCCATTTCACCTATGTAAGGATTAATTTTCCCCTCTAAAACAAGTCCCATAACCCTAGTAGCTTCTCGGTTAAGAGTCGTTTGATTTCGTAATAAAAACTCTTCAATCAGATCAGCATCAATTAAGACTTTCGGGGCTTGAGAAGTGTTATCTTTTGATTGGAGTACTTCTAAATTTGCCAGAAAAAAATCAATATTTATATCAGGGTGAGAAATGACTTTATGGAGACTCAGTTTGATCTCATATTGAACAAAAGGATCATCTTCACTGTCTAGGTTATTTCTCAAATTCCAAAGTGTTTTAATCACTTCAGGTTCGGGACAATCGCCCAATTTTCTAATTATGGAAGCGCGGCGATCATTATCCTGTTCATTACACAATAACTTTGTGGTTTTCATTTTCAAATCAATCTCCTTACTTGGTAGTTTTTTAATCCATACTAATTGTGTCTGATAGCAACAGGCAACTCTAATTCAGAATTTTCAGTATGGCGTGTTGGCAAAACTCTCACTGAGTGCTCATCATTGATGTCCACAAAATAGCCTTTTCTGAAGAGAATCCTTCTTAGAGAAGTAATTCCCACACGCTCATCTTCATCTAATTCAAGGTAAAGCTTAAGATACACCCCCAGATTTTTATTAAAATCGGCATTCATATTCTTGCTACTATGCTTGAATATTTGAGCCAGTTCTTCTGCTGAATAAAGTCCTGTGGCAGCCAAATAAAACATCGCCTTATATTTATTAGATAGCGATCGTTGAATAAGATTTTGCTCTATCGCTTGCAACAAAGCTTCTAGCATGGATGTATCCAAACCACATTTGCGCGCTTGCTTTTGGACATCGGAGAGATTGATGAAAACATCTTTCATTGCTGTATTTTTGAGTTAATTAGCATATCCTAAAATGAATTTAAATTTGTTTGCCCTCACCTAGAACTTACACAAACACCAACAATTGTTGGTCAAACATGGTAATAATTGTTGGTTGAGTTTTTTTATGAAAAAACGCTATATGGTGAGTAGCGGTAAGTAATTTGATCAATAATCCAGTGAGATATGCCAATACACTGGGGTCTCTTGGACTGCTTTCTTATTATAGTCGAGGTTTTAACTAATGATACTCACAAAAGAAAGTCCGCCACTCTTGAAACCCAAAGTTTCAAGTCAGACCTCTCCTTTGGAAGCGGCCATTAAACGAGGCGAAGAGGCGAAAAAGCGATTCTTATCCAAGCAAGGGGGAGCCTTAAACAACATTGAGGCTTGCAGTATTTTAGGGTGTAGCCTTCTGGAATTAGAAACCATGAGACGCAATCATCAGGTTTTAGGTTTATCCGTCAACGAAGAACTGGTTTATCCCGCTTGGCAGTTTATCGAGGGCAAAGTTTTGTCAGGTTTAGACAAAGTATTAGCAGCTCTAAAAGAAGATGGAGCTTGGACACAGGTAATCTTCCTGCTCACGGGTGATATTCGTTTAGATGGGGCAACCCCACTAGAAAAACTTAAGGAAGGGGAAATCGATCAAGTGGTTTGGGCGGCTAAATGCTACGGGAGTCATAGCGCGGCGTAATGAGTTTGCCTCCTTTTCCTCTCCCTCCTGACAATTTTAATCAACGTGAATTGCCCTGCTTTACTACTCAAGGCCCCTGGCTAAGATTAAATAGGGCAGGGTACACTTCTAGTATTCATTTTGACCGCAGTGGTAACGGGCGTTTTGATGGCCCTGATCAAAGCTATGGACTTCTCTATGTCGGTGATCAGTACAGTGCCTTTATTGAATGTTTTGGCAGAACATTTGATGGCGCAGTAACGGTTACAGCCCTAAGAAATAGAAATCTTTTTGAGATTAAGAGCGATCGCCCTTTAGTTTTAGCCGATGCAACAGGGCCAGGTCTTGTCAGAATGGGAATAGATGCCCGAATTTCTTCAGGCGATTATGAGTATTGCAGGACTTGGGGGCAAGCAATTTGGGAACATCCCCAGGCAGTAGATGGCGTTAGATACCGTTCTCGCCATGATGATAATGTCTATTCTATCGGACTATTTGATCGAGTGAAAAGCCATTTAAAAGAAGGAAATTTAGGAAATTTATTTGACAGCCATTCCTCATTATTAGGCAAAATTTTAGAGCATTACGATTATGCTCTTATTAGTGATTAATAATAATTAGGATTATCAGTACAATTTTCTGTTGCGAAGAACCAACCACTTTCAGTGACTTTGATCCCGTTTGGGTTAAATTTTGGGGAGAAACCCGTTGGTGGCTACGACTGCTTTTCTATCATCTACCTGTACGACTTCTGATCCTAACAGGCGATAGCCCCGTCCACGACTATCATCACCGACGGCCAGCAGGGGATTGGGTTAACGCCCATCTAGATCGCCAGTCCGAAGTAGAAGCAGGCGTTTCCTATTCCCACTCCTGGGGTTTATTGGAAGCCATCAACAAAACATTCGAGTCGTTCGGTGAAATGCCGACCAGCTAAATCGAGACGTTAGGGAGAAAGTTAGAAATGGCTTCTCTCCCTAATGTTTTTTTGTATTGAGTCCTTATCATTCTATGTAGGGGCTTGGTCGCCAAGCCTTGCAGTTTCTGGATTTGGAAACCAAACCCCTACGAGATTTTGGATTATGCAACAGTTGTTGGTTTCATTCTCCTTAAAGTTTTTGAGGTTCAGGGCGAACGCATCTAAAAATGATACAGATACAAGAACATTATAGAGGGATGGATAAGGGAAAATAAGGGAAAGTGCATAGAAAACAAAAGCGATGAAACTCCGACCCAAATATAGACTGGTAGAACACTTTGCCGAAATAGATGACCCTCGCATCGAACGAACAAAACGGCATAAACTCATTGATATTCTAACGATTGCCATCTTAGCCGTCATTTGTGGAGCAGAAGGTTGGGTAGCCATGGAAAGTTTCGGCAAGGCTAAACATCAATGGCTAAAAAAAATTTTGGAATTGCCAAATGGCATCCCCTCCCACGATACGTTTGCGCGTGTATTTGCTAGTCTGAATCCAGAGCAATTTCAAGACTGTTTTCTGCATTGGGTCAAAAGTATAGCGGAGGTAAGTGAAGGGGAAGTGATAGCGATTGACGGCAAAACCCTTCGCCACTCCTATGATAATGCCAACGGAAAGGGCGCAATTCAGATGGTAAGTGCATGGGCAACAGCAAATCGTCTAGTACTAGGACAGTGCAAGGTGGAAAGCAAATCGAATGAAATCACGGCGATACCCAAACTCCTGAAAATGCTAGAGGTCAAAGGTTGTATCGTAACGATTGATGCCATGGGAACTCAGACAAAGATTGCCCAACAGATAGTAGGGCGAGGGGGAGATTATGTTTTGGCATTGAAAGGCAATCAAGGTAATCTATGTGAGGATGTTGAACAATTATTTGCTCATGCTCAATCGGTTAATTTTGCGGGAATTAAGCATGATTTTCATCAAACAATAGACAAGGGACATGGACGGATTGAAATTCGCCGTTGCTGGACGATGGAACAAACAGAATTTTTGCTGGGTGGGGAGAAATGGGCAAAGTTGACGAGCATCTGTATGATTAAAGCGGAGAGACGATTGAAAGACAAAACAGAGTATGAGACCCGCTACTATATCAGTAGCCTGCCGAGTAATGCTCAAAAATTATCCCAATCTGTTCGTAGTCATTGGTTGATAGAAAACTCTTTACATTGGGTTCTAGACTTGGCCTTCAACGAGGATGCTTGTCGCATTCGTAAGGATTTTGCTCCTGAGAATTTAGCCGTCTTACGCCATATCGCTCTTAACTTGCTCACAAAGGAAAATACTCTGAAACTTGGTATCAAGAATAAACGGCTACGCGCTGGTTGGGACGAGGACTATCTCCTTAAGGTTTTACTCGGATAAGATGCGTTTGCCCTGTTTTGAGGTTGACATTAGTTGACATTATCGGTAAGCGTCGTTTAACATTATTTAGCAAGCAACAATTGTTGGTTTACACCATAATAATATTAATAGACATAAATTCAGAGAAGAGCTTATGAGAGCCGCCAACGAATTGAGTTTAAATCGAGATGCCATACAAGCCGCCAAGAAAGAGACTTATGAGCGGCTAAGGGATTTAGGCGTTAATATGGATGACGCAGGGATAGGGTTAGCACTTACTAGCGGACATCCTACATTGAGAGTACACTTGCCTGAACCCATCCCTGAACGAAAAAAAATCAATCAAGTACAAGGCTTTGCCATTGAATATGAAGTAACGGGAATTGCTTTCGCCTACTAAAGATGAGGTTCTTGCGCTTAATTAAAAAGCAGATTTGATCCAATTT contains:
- a CDS encoding ISAs1 family transposase, which produces MKLRPKYRLVEHFAEIDDPRIERTKRHKLIDILTIAILAVICGAEGWVAMESFGKAKHQWLKKILELPNGIPSHDTFARVFASLNPEQFQDCFLHWVKSIAEVSEGEVIAIDGKTLRHSYDNANGKGAIQMVSAWATANRLVLGQCKVESKSNEITAIPKLLKMLEVKGCIVTIDAMGTQTKIAQQIVGRGGDYVLALKGNQGNLCEDVEQLFAHAQSVNFAGIKHDFHQTIDKGHGRIEIRRCWTMEQTEFLLGGEKWAKLTSICMIKAERRLKDKTEYETRYYISSLPSNAQKLSQSVRSHWLIENSLHWVLDLAFNEDACRIRKDFAPENLAVLRHIALNLLTKENTLKLGIKNKRLRAGWDEDYLLKVLLG
- a CDS encoding RES family NAD+ phosphorylase, producing MSLPPFPLPPDNFNQRELPCFTTQGPWLRLNRAGYTSSIHFDRSGNGRFDGPDQSYGLLYVGDQYSAFIECFGRTFDGAVTVTALRNRNLFEIKSDRPLVLADATGPGLVRMGIDARISSGDYEYCRTWGQAIWEHPQAVDGVRYRSRHDDNVYSIGLFDRVKSHLKEGNLGNLFDSHSSLLGKILEHYDYALISD
- the asnS gene encoding asparagine--tRNA ligase, whose amino-acid sequence is MSNRRIIDLLRRGQLDETVTIQGWVRTKRELKDFSFVEVNDGSFLANLQVILAPTLPDYKTQLTRLNTGASLIVSGVLVASPGKGQQLELRAETLIVLGEADPETYPLQKKRHSFEFLRTIGHLRSRTNTLGAVMRVRNACATAIHQFFQERGFLWVHTPIITASDCEGAGELFTVSSFDFNKLPLKADKSVDFEQDFFGKQAYLTVSGQLEAEVMALAFQNVYTFGPTFRAENSNTSRHLAEFWMVEPEMAFCDLEGDQNLAEEFLKYLFKFVLEACPEDMAFFNERIDNSVLATAENIINNEFARITYTEAIALLEKCDRQFQYPVAWGVDLQSEHERYLAEEVFKKPMIVTNYPTQIKAFYMRLNEDAKTVAAMDILVPKIGEIIGGSQREERLDILIQRIEAQGMNPEDLWWYLDLRRYGSVPHAGFGLGFERVVQFMTGMANIRDVIPFPRTPLSAEF
- the scpB gene encoding SMC-Scp complex subunit ScpB, with the protein product MRLATKIEAILYLKGQSLTIAELSESTGCDRAEVEEALIELMEDYAHRDSALEVIESEKGYSLQLRVAFQKLIQDFIPAELGTGSLRTLAAIALKSPILQTDLINLRGSSAYQQVQELVELGFVRKRRQVDGRSSWLEITDKFHQYFEIDKLPPPIA
- a CDS encoding IS1 family transposase is translated as MSILKKSSMKILNDVGLCQEKEDALFKKNCPHCYSENVKIHSYYQTKGNGERKMFICQECSSCFAETYGSVIAGLETPLSEIVKVLKARIEGIGLNAAARVFGYAKTTILNWEKKLSGLQETLFLYALVNEFVKLVIEGDELYTKVGKNKEASASEGWTIVLMDRASRFIWHLKCGRKEQKLFLEAMMTVAELFERSAESLQLFTDGEKRYSQLLFNICHEVLRTGKRGRPTKVLPKGFVVRLKNKSSKRRDSEGKLKKVETPKPEHPETTEKPEEKDVHANHVEAFNSAIRRYLAAFRRRTNTYAKSVVGLQRVLDIFWMVHNFVRSHFTTREVPAVALGIIEKGLTWEDLLQIRLIS
- a CDS encoding DUF760 domain-containing protein encodes the protein MEFNFDFFASETEEPQTNTLIQYLQQQHPETLAWVAQSASSEIKDIINQNVQGLVGMLPSEDFHVQITTDRDDLANLLASAMMTGYFLGQMEQRKNLDNTLSLSESLKAKKKNKEH
- a CDS encoding transposase: MLEWWTKNFASCELGDERLNNRAFSIGKKLSEGFGKALSEVFKGGNELKRAYEFLGIRKQTLSR
- a CDS encoding pentapeptide repeat-containing protein, which codes for MKTTKLLCNEQDNDRRASIIRKLGDCPEPEVIKTLWNLRNNLDSEDDPFVQYEIKLSLHKVISHPDINIDFFLANLEVLQSKDNTSQAPKVLIDADLIEEFLLRNQTTLNREATRVMGLVLEGKINPYIGEMGLIKIWHNIKSLKSQEYANRLIIELLNNIKVGQIDLKEIDLEKYPNVNLKTAIQVEIAIKYELAGIITIRNREFIASGYPFVGSPSLFLESLGNDKSPVSIEKTLKNLGKISIENEKAKFNLLLESKPQQNLYFEDHLPLFKGWKIENFEVLCSNNSLTSATVILFNETSKKRYTESAFKKGSVDAIFTAFDEALSHLVEIQHILKSIYVVNLRPGKEGAVTVKAVVECGDKKIITIYTHKNILKAYLFAYVKAVIAIYSPDESISDANSAKELMCLYKIGERDFHCLNFSQVNLMDTEANLSDSKLMGCNFSNANLSGVNLTNADLKGADLSKANLSHADLTGANLSQANLSHADLTGANLTNVKLDENNLTLFDGAILTNTIMPEIKIEINGESRLEKVAQLLEQIDPRQYQILAIHPMTDHIWWHTPSGQKFLEINKQLLKKGVSIKRVFILPKIPDQNHLQMIQEQLHSGIEVACICDSKAKDIEGYSWHNTNLMICEDLSVQRNFFTTRRIMDGQTETGYISYKTENIKIDKSRFETLWEKSEKLHA